A genome region from Macaca fascicularis isolate 582-1 chromosome 3, T2T-MFA8v1.1 includes the following:
- the OR2F1 gene encoding olfactory receptor 2F1, translated as MGTDNQTWVSDFILLGLSSDWDAQVSLFVLFLVMYMVTMLENCLIVLLIRLDNRLHTPMYFFLTNLSLVDVSYATSIVPQLLAHFLAEHKSIPFQSCAAQLFFSLALGGIEFVLLAVMAYDRYVAVCDPLRYSAIMHGALCARLAITSWVSGFINSLVQTAITFHLPMCTNKFIDHISCELLAVIRLACVDTSSNEAAIMVSSIVFLMTPFCLVLLSYIWIISTIVKIQSTEGRKKAFHTCASHLTVVALCYGLAIFTYIQPHSSLSVLQEKLFSLFYAILTPMLNPMIYSLRNKEVKGAWQKLLWKFSGLASKLAT; from the coding sequence ATGGGAACAGATAACCAGACTTGGGTGAGTGACTTTATTCTCCTCGGCCTGTCCAGTGACTGGGACGCTCAGGTCTCCCTCTTTGTCCTGTTCTTGGTCATGTACATGGTGACCATGCTGGAGAACTGTCTCATTGTCCTTCTGATCAGACTGGACAACCGACTCCACACTCCCATGTATTTCTTTCTTACCAACCTCTCCCTTGTCGATGTCTCCTATGCCACAAGCATCGTCCCTCAGCTGTTGGCACATTTTCTTGCAGAACATAAATCCATCCCATTCCAGAGCTGTGCAGCCCAGTTATTTTTCTCCTTGGCCTTAGGTGGGATTGAGTTTGTTCTCCTGGCAGTGATGGCCTATGACCGCTATGTGGCTGTGTGTGACCCCCTGCGATACTCGGCCATCATGCATGGAGCACTGTGTGCTAGGTTGGCCATCACATCCTGGGTCAGTGGCTTCATCAACTCTCTTGTGCAGACTGCTATCACCTTTCATCTGCCCATGTGCACTAACAAGTTTATTGATCATATATCCTGTGAACTCCTAGCTGTGATCAGGCTGGCTTGTGTGGACACTTCTTCCAATGAGGCCGCCATCATGGTGTCTAGCATTGTTTTTCTGATGACACCCTTCTGCCTGGTTCTTTTGTCCTACATCTGGATCATCTCCACCATTGTAAAGATCCAGTCtacagagggaagaaagaaagccTTCCACACGTGTGCCTCTCACCTCACGGTGGTTGCCCTGTGCTATGgcctggccattttcacttacaTCCAGCCCCACTCCAGTCTCTCTGTCCTTCAGGAGAAgttgttctctctcttttatgCCATTTTGACACCAATGCTGAACCCCATGATTTACAGCCTAAGGAATAAAGAGGTGAAGGGGGCCTGGCAGAAACTATTATGGAAATTCTCTGGGTTAGCATCAAAGTTGGCAACTTGA